Sequence from the Equus caballus isolate H_3958 breed thoroughbred chromosome 6, TB-T2T, whole genome shotgun sequence genome:
TCCagagccacccccaccccccatgctCTCAGTCAGCAGTGACTCTGGCCATTCATCCACACTGACCACGGAGCCCACCGCCGAGTCCCCTGGCCGGCCACCCCCGACGGCCGCTGAGCGGCAGGAGCTGGACCGCCTCCTGGGAGGCTGTGGAGTGGCCAGCGGGGGCCGGGGAGCTGGACGTGAGACCGCCATCCTGGATGACGAGGAGCAGCCCCCCACGGCCGGAGGCCCCCCGCTCGGAATGTATTCGGGCCACCGACCCGGCCTCAGCCGCCACTGCTCCTGCCGCCAGGGCTACCGGGAAGGCTGCGGGGTCCCCAATGGGGGCTACTACCGACCAGAGGGAACCCTGGAGAGGCGGCGGCTGGCGTACGGGGGCTATGAGGGGCACCCCCAGGGCTACACCGAGCCCTCAGTGGAGAAGAGGCGCCTCTGCCGATCGCTGTCCGAGGGGCCGCACCCCTACCTGCCAGAGCTGGGGAAACCGGCCAATGGGGACTGTGGCTACCGCGCCGCCGGCTACCGGGAGGTGGTGATCCTGGAGGACCCCGGGCTGCCTGCCCTCTGCTCATGCCCCGCCTGTGAGGAGAAGCTGGCGCTGCCCACGGCCGCCCTGTATGGGCTGCGGCTGgagagggaggctggagaggggtgGGTGAGCGAGGCCAGCAAGCCCCTTCTGCACCCGATGCGGCCCGGGCACCCCCTGCCTCTGCTGGTGCCCGCCTGTGGGCATCACCACGCCCCTGTGCCTGACTACAGCTGCCTGAAGCCACCCAAGGCGGGCGAGGAGAGGCATGAGGGCTGCCCCTGCGCCGGGTGCCCTGAAGGCAGGTATGGACACCCGGGATACCCTGCCCTGGTGACGTACAGCTATGGAGGAGCAGTGCCCAGTTACTGCCCAGCCTATGGCCGGGTGCCTCACAGCTGTGGGGCTCCAGGCGAGGGCAGAGGGTATCCCAGCCCTGGTGCCCACTCTCCACGGGCTGGCTCCATTTCTCCGGGTGGCCCACCCTCCCCACAATCCAGGAAGCTGAGCTACGAGATCccggcagaggagggaggggacaggtaTCCACTGCCTGGACACCTGGCCCCAGCAGGACCCTTGACATCTGCAGGTGAGGGGCACTGGGGTGGGGAGTGCCCAGGGCAGAGGAGGGTTCTAGAAGATGGTGGTGAAGGCACAGAGTGAGAAAGAGCTGAGCCAGACAGAAAGCCTGTTCCAGCTcacagcccctcctctccccttccctgcaGAGTCGCCTGAGCCAGTCTCCTGGAGGGAGGGCCCCAGCGGGCACAGTACCCTGCCTCGGTCTCCCCGAGACGCCCAGTGCAGTGCCTCTTCAGAGTTGTCTGGTCCCTCCACGCCCCTGCACACCAGCAGCCCAGTCCAGGGCAAGGAGAGGTATGCAGAGGGGCCGTGGCTGCCCGGGCACCTCCTCATCCAAGCAGACACGACAGGGAAGGCTGGGGGCGGGAGACGGCTCACAGCGGGGGCTCTGCGGCCCTGCTGACcacctgccctcccaccccacagTGCCCAAAGGCAGGACACCAGGTCCCCCACCTTGGCGCCCACTCAGAGACTGAGTCCTGGAGAGGCCTTGCCACCTGTTTCCCAGGGAGGCGCTGAAAAGGCTCCTGAGCTGCCAGCAAGAAGTGGGCTTGAGCCTCCGACCCCTAGCCCCTTCTCCTCGACCTCCCCGCCCAGCTCACCCAGTGACTGGCCTCAGGAGAGGAGCCCAGGAGGCCGCTCAGACAGTGCTAGTCCAAGGGGCCATGTGCCCACCACGCTGCCCGGCCTGCGCCATGCCCCCTGGCAGGGCCTTCGAGACCCGCCAGATAGCCCGGATGGGTCCCCCCTCACCCCTGTGCCTACCCAGATGCCCTGGCTTGTGGCCAGCCCGGAGCCACCTCAGAGCTCACCCACACCTGCCTTCCCCCTGGCTGCATCCTATGACATCAGtggccccacccagcccccactTCCCGAGAAACGCCACCTGCCGGGACCTGGGCAACAGCCAGGAGGACCctggggcccagagcaggcaTCACCACCAGCCAGAGGCACCAGTCATCATGTCACCTTCGCACCTCTGCTCCTGGATAACGTCCCCCAACCCCCAGGTATAAAGGCCTTGAGAGAGGTGGGGCCACCTTGCGAGAACCCAAGGGTGTGATGTGGGGACAGGGGAGCCCTGGGGCCAAGCTCAGTTCCTCCCTGTCCTAGAGCCCCATGTGCAAGAGAGCCAGAGCAACGTCAAGTTTGTCCAGGATACGTCCAAGTTCTGGTACAAGCCACACCTGTCCCGTGACCAAGGTGAGATGCCAGCCTGCCCTGCCCTCGGGGCTCTGCAGTCCCACCTTGCAGCCGATGCCCTTGGTGCCTCCTCTGTCCCAGCGGGTTTACTCTGGGCTGGCCTCTCAGTAGCAGGCGATTCTGGGCTTTGGGCCTAAGGAGGTTTAGACTCAACATTGTCAATGCCCTGTTAACTCTAAAGTTCTGTCCCCAGATGCCCAACACTGCCATAGCTGTTAGGGCGACAGGCCTGGGGAACTGGGGAGCAGAGCAGCAGGGCCACATGGGGTCAGTCTGCCACTCTGACAacttttcctcccacctcccccagccatCGCCCTGCTGAAGGACAAGGACCCTGGGGCCTTCCTGATCAGGGACAGTCATTCATTCCAAGGAGCCTACGGGCTGGCCCTCAAGGTGGCTACACCCCCACCCAGCGCCCAGCCCTGGAAAGGTACAGAATGCCCCAACTTGAGGGAGCAGGCGGGTGGCATGGGGGCTGGTACCAGAGGCAGGACAAGGCGAGTGGGCCATGTCACTTcttggtggggaggggcaggaagtgaCTCTCCTGCTCTGGAAAGAATCCCAGCAGGGGAGAAGGCAGGAACCTAGAATCTGATAAagtcttcctctcccctcctctcaggGGACCCACTGGAACAGTTGGTCCGCCATTTTCTCATTGAGACTGGGCCCAAAGGGGTGAAGATCAAGGGCTGTCCCAGTGAGCCCTACTTTGGTGAGAAGCAGGGCCCGGGGACGCTACCCGGGGTTGGTTTAGGGAGGCCAAGGGATCTCAGGGGGTGCAGGGGAAGCAGGAGACATCCCTGGGCCCCTCTGGACTCCCCCTCTCCCTGCAGGCAGCCTGTCCGCCCTGGTCTCCCAGCACTCCATCTCCCCGCTGTCCCTGCCCTGCTGCCTGCGCATCCCCAGCAAAGGTGGGTGTCCAGGAATCTGTCCTCCCCTCCGCTCCCCACCTGCAGCCAAGGCAGAAGGTCGGGGGTCCTGGCTCCCGGCCTGCCTCCGCTTGCAATGGGAGAGGGAGTTCTCCAGCTCCTAGGGATTGCCACTCCCTGCTGACCTTCCCTCTTGGCCCTGCTTTCCCTCAGATCCCCTGGAGGAGACCCCAGAGGCCCCGGTGCCCACCAACATGAGCACGGCGGCAGACCTCCTGCGTCAGGGCGCAGGTGGGGCCTCTCCCCCCGCCCTCCGGGCACCAAGTGGGGCATTGAAGATACAGGCTTGGGGCACTGAAAGGCCTGGGCGTGGGCAGGCCCTGACACGGGCATTTAACCCATGAAGGCAGGGGGAGCCCCATGTTTGTAGGGGGTGGGCACGGGGTCCTGTCTGGGTTCTCCAAGTCTTACAAATCACGGCGGCGGGGAGACTTGTTGGTAGGCCGGTTCTCAGGCCGCTTTCCAGCATTTCTGACTATAGATCTGGGGGAGCCAGAATCTGCCTTTGTAACAAGTTACCCACGTGACTCTAATGCGTTTCGAGCAGCACTGGCCAGGGAAAGTGCAAGAGCTGGTCGGGGGAGACTAGGAGGAGATGGAGATCTGGGGGCTGGTAGAGCCAGTGCTCCCCTCTGACCCACTTATTGCCCCACAGCCTGCAGCGTGCTCTACCTGACCTCAGTGGAGACAGAGTCACTGACAGGCCCCCAAGCTGTGGCCCGGGCCAGCTCTGCAGCTCTGAGCTGTAGCCCCCGCCCAACCCCAGCTGTTGTCCACTTCAAGGTCTCAGCCCAGGGCATTACGCTGACAGACAACCAAAGGAAGTGAGTATGTGCAGTTAGGCCCTGAGGGGCCCCAATTTCTGGGTGTGACTTTCCCTACCCTCCTTCTCGCAGGCTCTTCTTTCGCCGCCATTATCCAGTGAACAGCATCACCTTCTCCAGCACTGACCCTCAGGACCGGAGGtgaccctccctcccacccctttcCTCCCACAGCCCTGTGGTCCCATCAGTCCCCAGACCAgagagccccagccccagcccctccttcaGGAGCCGTCCCCGGGGAACATTCCCTCACAGTTCTTCTCCTTCTGCAGATGGACCAACCCCGACGGGACCACCTCCAAGTAAGCCTCCCCACCAGCACAGTCTCCTCCCTCTGAGGGATCGAAGCgtctccttcctccccagccctgaCTTTGCGGTCCATTGTGGAAGGAATGCTACACCCCTCCTAACCCTGGCTTTGTCCCCCTAGGATCTTTGGTTTCGTGGCCAAGAAGCCAGGAAGCCCCTGGGAGAATGTGTGTCACCTCTTTGCAGAGCTTGACCCAGATCAGCCTGCAGGCGCCATTGTCACCTTCATCACCAAAGTTCTACTGGGCCAGAGAAAATGAAGGCAGGCCACCAGCTCAGAGCTCACATCAACACTGCGCCCCTCCCAGCACCACACAGCCCTCACTTCCCCTGGCCTGGACCCAGGAGATGCAGGAGCCAGCCCCCTCCCTTAGGAACGGGGAGTGGGCATCAGCCTGGGACACTGCTCTccttccccgcccccagcctGCTAAGCTAAGTGGACAGGCCCATGGGTGACCTTGCACGTGAGCAGATGGCAGAGATGGGCATGTGAAGGGT
This genomic interval carries:
- the TNS2 gene encoding tensin-2 isoform X3 — encoded protein: MGSPQTMEEGVQPSVPRWAALCIVKPRKAEPHSFREKVFRKKPPVCAVCKVTIDGTGVSCRVCKVATHRKCEAKVTSSCQALPPVELRRNTAPVRRIEHLGSTKSLNHSKQRSTLPRSFSLDPLMERRWDLDLTYVTERILAAAFPARPDEQRHRGHLRELAHVLQSKHRDKYLLFNLSEKRHDLTRLNPKVQDFGWPELHAPPLDKLCSICKAMEMWLSADPQHVVVLYCKGSKGKLGVIVSAYMHYSKISAGADQALATLTMRKFCEDKVAAELQPSQRRYINYFSGLLSGSIRMNSSPLFLHYVLVPMLPAFEPGTGFQPFLKIYQSMQLVYTSGIYHIAGPGPQQLCISLEPALLLKGDVMVTCYHKSGRGTDRTLVFRVQFHTCTIHGPRLTFTKDQLDEAWTDERVPFQAAVEFVFSSSPENIKGHTPRNDPSVTVDYNTAEPAVRWDSYENFNQHHEDSVDGSLTHTQGPLDGSPYAQVQRGPRQTPPAPSPEPPPPPMLSVSSDSGHSSTLTTEPTAESPGRPPPTAAERQELDRLLGGCGVASGGRGAGRETAILDDEEQPPTAGGPPLGMYSGHRPGLSRHCSCRQGYREGCGVPNGGYYRPEGTLERRRLAYGGYEGHPQGYTEPSVEKRRLCRSLSEGPHPYLPELGKPANGDCGYRAAGYREVVILEDPGLPALCSCPACEEKLALPTAALYGLRLEREAGEGWVSEASKPLLHPMRPGHPLPLLVPACGHHHAPVPDYSCLKPPKAGEERHEGCPCAGCPEGRYGHPGYPALVTYSYGGAVPSYCPAYGRVPHSCGAPGEGRGYPSPGAHSPRAGSISPGGPPSPQSRKLSYEIPAEEGGDRYPLPGHLAPAGPLTSAESPEPVSWREGPSGHSTLPRSPRDAQCSASSELSGPSTPLHTSSPVQGKESAQRQDTRSPTLAPTQRLSPGEALPPVSQGGAEKAPELPARSGLEPPTPSPFSSTSPPSSPSDWPQERSPGGRSDSASPRGHVPTTLPGLRHAPWQGLRDPPDSPDGSPLTPVPTQMPWLVASPEPPQSSPTPAFPLAASYDISGPTQPPLPEKRHLPGPGQQPGGPWGPEQASPPARGTSHHVTFAPLLLDNVPQPPEPHVQESQSNVKFVQDTSKFWYKPHLSRDQAIALLKDKDPGAFLIRDSHSFQGAYGLALKVATPPPSAQPWKGDPLEQLVRHFLIETGPKGVKIKGCPSEPYFGSLSALVSQHSISPLSLPCCLRIPSKDPLEETPEAPVPTNMSTAADLLRQGAACSVLYLTSVETESLTGPQAVARASSAALSCSPRPTPAVVHFKVSAQGITLTDNQRKLFFRRHYPVNSITFSSTDPQDRRWTNPDGTTSKIFGFVAKKPGSPWENVCHLFAELDPDQPAGAIVTFITKVLLGQRK
- the TNS2 gene encoding tensin-2 isoform X5, giving the protein MERRWDLDLTYVTERILAAAFPARPDEQRHRGHLRELAHVLQSKHRDKYLLFNLSEKRHDLTRLNPKVQDFGWPELHAPPLDKLCSICKAMEMWLSADPQHVVVLYCKGSKGKLGVIVSAYMHYSKISAGADQALATLTMRKFCEDKVAAELQPSQRRYINYFSGLLSGSIRMNSSPLFLHYVLVPMLPAFEPGTGFQPFLKIYQSMQLVYTSGIYHIAGPGPQQLCISLEPALLLKGDVMVTCYHKSGRGTDRTLVFRVQFHTCTIHGPRLTFTKDQLDEAWTDERVPFQAAVEFVFSSSPENIKGHTPRNDPSVTVDYNTAEPAVRWDSYENFNQHHEDSVDGSLTHTQGPLDGSPYAQVQRGPRQTPPAPSPEPPPPPMLSVSSDSGHSSTLTTEPTAESPGRPPPTAAERQELDRLLGGCGVASGGRGAGRETAILDDEEQPPTAGGPPLGMYSGHRPGLSRHCSCRQGYREGCGVPNGGYYRPEGTLERRRLAYGGYEGHPQGYTEPSVEKRRLCRSLSEGPHPYLPELGKPANGDCGYRAAGYREVVILEDPGLPALCSCPACEEKLALPTAALYGLRLEREAGEGWVSEASKPLLHPMRPGHPLPLLVPACGHHHAPVPDYSCLKPPKAGEERHEGCPCAGCPEGRYGHPGYPALVTYSYGGAVPSYCPAYGRVPHSCGAPGEGRGYPSPGAHSPRAGSISPGGPPSPQSRKLSYEIPAEEGGDRYPLPGHLAPAGPLTSAESPEPVSWREGPSGHSTLPRSPRDAQCSASSELSGPSTPLHTSSPVQGKESAQRQDTRSPTLAPTQRLSPGEALPPVSQGGAEKAPELPARSGLEPPTPSPFSSTSPPSSPSDWPQERSPGGRSDSASPRGHVPTTLPGLRHAPWQGLRDPPDSPDGSPLTPVPTQMPWLVASPEPPQSSPTPAFPLAASYDISGPTQPPLPEKRHLPGPGQQPGGPWGPEQASPPARGTSHHVTFAPLLLDNVPQPPEPHVQESQSNVKFVQDTSKFWYKPHLSRDQAIALLKDKDPGAFLIRDSHSFQGAYGLALKVATPPPSAQPWKGDPLEQLVRHFLIETGPKGVKIKGCPSEPYFGSLSALVSQHSISPLSLPCCLRIPSKDPLEETPEAPVPTNMSTAADLLRQGAACSVLYLTSVETESLTGPQAVARASSAALSCSPRPTPAVVHFKVSAQGITLTDNQRKLFFRRHYPVNSITFSSTDPQDRRWTNPDGTTSKIFGFVAKKPGSPWENVCHLFAELDPDQPAGAIVTFITKVLLGQRK
- the TNS2 gene encoding tensin-2 isoform X2 — protein: MGWPGGSPCCCPAPPRPRPAGRPPQPRKAEPHSFREKVFRKKPPVCAVCKVTIDGTGVSCRVCKVATHRKCEAKVTSSCQALPPVELRRNTAPVRRIEHLGSTKSLNHSKQRSTLPRSFSLDPLMERRWDLDLTYVTERILAAAFPARPDEQRHRGHLRELAHVLQSKHRDKYLLFNLSEKRHDLTRLNPKVQDFGWPELHAPPLDKLCSICKAMEMWLSADPQHVVVLYCKGSKGKLGVIVSAYMHYSKISAGADQALATLTMRKFCEDKVAAELQPSQRRYINYFSGLLSGSIRMNSSPLFLHYVLVPMLPAFEPGTGFQPFLKIYQSMQLVYTSGIYHIAGPGPQQLCISLEPALLLKGDVMVTCYHKSGRGTDRTLVFRVQFHTCTIHGPRLTFTKDQLDEAWTDERVPFQAAVEFVFSSSPENIKGHTPRNDPSVTVDYNTAEPAVRWDSYENFNQHHEDSVDGSLTHTQGPLDGSPYAQVQRGPRQTPPAPSPEPPPPPMLSVSSDSGHSSTLTTEPTAESPGRPPPTAAERQELDRLLGGCGVASGGRGAGRETAILDDEEQPPTAGGPPLGMYSGHRPGLSRHCSCRQGYREGCGVPNGGYYRPEGTLERRRLAYGGYEGHPQGYTEPSVEKRRLCRSLSEGPHPYLPELGKPANGDCGYRAAGYREVVILEDPGLPALCSCPACEEKLALPTAALYGLRLEREAGEGWVSEASKPLLHPMRPGHPLPLLVPACGHHHAPVPDYSCLKPPKAGEERHEGCPCAGCPEGRYGHPGYPALVTYSYGGAVPSYCPAYGRVPHSCGAPGEGRGYPSPGAHSPRAGSISPGGPPSPQSRKLSYEIPAEEGGDRYPLPGHLAPAGPLTSAESPEPVSWREGPSGHSTLPRSPRDAQCSASSELSGPSTPLHTSSPVQGKESAQRQDTRSPTLAPTQRLSPGEALPPVSQGGAEKAPELPARSGLEPPTPSPFSSTSPPSSPSDWPQERSPGGRSDSASPRGHVPTTLPGLRHAPWQGLRDPPDSPDGSPLTPVPTQMPWLVASPEPPQSSPTPAFPLAASYDISGPTQPPLPEKRHLPGPGQQPGGPWGPEQASPPARGTSHHVTFAPLLLDNVPQPPEPHVQESQSNVKFVQDTSKFWYKPHLSRDQAIALLKDKDPGAFLIRDSHSFQGAYGLALKVATPPPSAQPWKGDPLEQLVRHFLIETGPKGVKIKGCPSEPYFGSLSALVSQHSISPLSLPCCLRIPSKDPLEETPEAPVPTNMSTAADLLRQGAACSVLYLTSVETESLTGPQAVARASSAALSCSPRPTPAVVHFKVSAQGITLTDNQRKLFFRRHYPVNSITFSSTDPQDRRWTNPDGTTSKIFGFVAKKPGSPWENVCHLFAELDPDQPAGAIVTFITKVLLGQRK
- the TNS2 gene encoding tensin-2 isoform X4, translating into MKPRKAEPHSFREKVFRKKPPVCAVCKVTIDGTGVSCRVCKVATHRKCEAKVTSSCQALPPVELRRNTAPVRRIEHLGSTKSLNHSKQRSTLPRSFSLDPLMERRWDLDLTYVTERILAAAFPARPDEQRHRGHLRELAHVLQSKHRDKYLLFNLSEKRHDLTRLNPKVQDFGWPELHAPPLDKLCSICKAMEMWLSADPQHVVVLYCKGSKGKLGVIVSAYMHYSKISAGADQALATLTMRKFCEDKVAAELQPSQRRYINYFSGLLSGSIRMNSSPLFLHYVLVPMLPAFEPGTGFQPFLKIYQSMQLVYTSGIYHIAGPGPQQLCISLEPALLLKGDVMVTCYHKSGRGTDRTLVFRVQFHTCTIHGPRLTFTKDQLDEAWTDERVPFQAAVEFVFSSSPENIKGHTPRNDPSVTVDYNTAEPAVRWDSYENFNQHHEDSVDGSLTHTQGPLDGSPYAQVQRGPRQTPPAPSPEPPPPPMLSVSSDSGHSSTLTTEPTAESPGRPPPTAAERQELDRLLGGCGVASGGRGAGRETAILDDEEQPPTAGGPPLGMYSGHRPGLSRHCSCRQGYREGCGVPNGGYYRPEGTLERRRLAYGGYEGHPQGYTEPSVEKRRLCRSLSEGPHPYLPELGKPANGDCGYRAAGYREVVILEDPGLPALCSCPACEEKLALPTAALYGLRLEREAGEGWVSEASKPLLHPMRPGHPLPLLVPACGHHHAPVPDYSCLKPPKAGEERHEGCPCAGCPEGRYGHPGYPALVTYSYGGAVPSYCPAYGRVPHSCGAPGEGRGYPSPGAHSPRAGSISPGGPPSPQSRKLSYEIPAEEGGDRYPLPGHLAPAGPLTSAESPEPVSWREGPSGHSTLPRSPRDAQCSASSELSGPSTPLHTSSPVQGKESAQRQDTRSPTLAPTQRLSPGEALPPVSQGGAEKAPELPARSGLEPPTPSPFSSTSPPSSPSDWPQERSPGGRSDSASPRGHVPTTLPGLRHAPWQGLRDPPDSPDGSPLTPVPTQMPWLVASPEPPQSSPTPAFPLAASYDISGPTQPPLPEKRHLPGPGQQPGGPWGPEQASPPARGTSHHVTFAPLLLDNVPQPPEPHVQESQSNVKFVQDTSKFWYKPHLSRDQAIALLKDKDPGAFLIRDSHSFQGAYGLALKVATPPPSAQPWKGDPLEQLVRHFLIETGPKGVKIKGCPSEPYFGSLSALVSQHSISPLSLPCCLRIPSKDPLEETPEAPVPTNMSTAADLLRQGAACSVLYLTSVETESLTGPQAVARASSAALSCSPRPTPAVVHFKVSAQGITLTDNQRKLFFRRHYPVNSITFSSTDPQDRRWTNPDGTTSKIFGFVAKKPGSPWENVCHLFAELDPDQPAGAIVTFITKVLLGQRK
- the TNS2 gene encoding tensin-2 isoform X1; the encoded protein is MKSSGPVERLLRALGRRDSSRATSRPRKAEPHSFREKVFRKKPPVCAVCKVTIDGTGVSCRVCKVATHRKCEAKVTSSCQALPPVELRRNTAPVRRIEHLGSTKSLNHSKQRSTLPRSFSLDPLMERRWDLDLTYVTERILAAAFPARPDEQRHRGHLRELAHVLQSKHRDKYLLFNLSEKRHDLTRLNPKVQDFGWPELHAPPLDKLCSICKAMEMWLSADPQHVVVLYCKGSKGKLGVIVSAYMHYSKISAGADQALATLTMRKFCEDKVAAELQPSQRRYINYFSGLLSGSIRMNSSPLFLHYVLVPMLPAFEPGTGFQPFLKIYQSMQLVYTSGIYHIAGPGPQQLCISLEPALLLKGDVMVTCYHKSGRGTDRTLVFRVQFHTCTIHGPRLTFTKDQLDEAWTDERVPFQAAVEFVFSSSPENIKGHTPRNDPSVTVDYNTAEPAVRWDSYENFNQHHEDSVDGSLTHTQGPLDGSPYAQVQRGPRQTPPAPSPEPPPPPMLSVSSDSGHSSTLTTEPTAESPGRPPPTAAERQELDRLLGGCGVASGGRGAGRETAILDDEEQPPTAGGPPLGMYSGHRPGLSRHCSCRQGYREGCGVPNGGYYRPEGTLERRRLAYGGYEGHPQGYTEPSVEKRRLCRSLSEGPHPYLPELGKPANGDCGYRAAGYREVVILEDPGLPALCSCPACEEKLALPTAALYGLRLEREAGEGWVSEASKPLLHPMRPGHPLPLLVPACGHHHAPVPDYSCLKPPKAGEERHEGCPCAGCPEGRYGHPGYPALVTYSYGGAVPSYCPAYGRVPHSCGAPGEGRGYPSPGAHSPRAGSISPGGPPSPQSRKLSYEIPAEEGGDRYPLPGHLAPAGPLTSAESPEPVSWREGPSGHSTLPRSPRDAQCSASSELSGPSTPLHTSSPVQGKESAQRQDTRSPTLAPTQRLSPGEALPPVSQGGAEKAPELPARSGLEPPTPSPFSSTSPPSSPSDWPQERSPGGRSDSASPRGHVPTTLPGLRHAPWQGLRDPPDSPDGSPLTPVPTQMPWLVASPEPPQSSPTPAFPLAASYDISGPTQPPLPEKRHLPGPGQQPGGPWGPEQASPPARGTSHHVTFAPLLLDNVPQPPEPHVQESQSNVKFVQDTSKFWYKPHLSRDQAIALLKDKDPGAFLIRDSHSFQGAYGLALKVATPPPSAQPWKGDPLEQLVRHFLIETGPKGVKIKGCPSEPYFGSLSALVSQHSISPLSLPCCLRIPSKDPLEETPEAPVPTNMSTAADLLRQGAACSVLYLTSVETESLTGPQAVARASSAALSCSPRPTPAVVHFKVSAQGITLTDNQRKLFFRRHYPVNSITFSSTDPQDRRWTNPDGTTSKIFGFVAKKPGSPWENVCHLFAELDPDQPAGAIVTFITKVLLGQRK
- the TNS2 gene encoding tensin-2 isoform X6 translates to MRKFCEDKVAAELQPSQRRYINYFSGLLSGSIRMNSSPLFLHYVLVPMLPAFEPGTGFQPFLKIYQSMQLVYTSGIYHIAGPGPQQLCISLEPALLLKGDVMVTCYHKSGRGTDRTLVFRVQFHTCTIHGPRLTFTKDQLDEAWTDERVPFQAAVEFVFSSSPENIKGHTPRNDPSVTVDYNTAEPAVRWDSYENFNQHHEDSVDGSLTHTQGPLDGSPYAQVQRGPRQTPPAPSPEPPPPPMLSVSSDSGHSSTLTTEPTAESPGRPPPTAAERQELDRLLGGCGVASGGRGAGRETAILDDEEQPPTAGGPPLGMYSGHRPGLSRHCSCRQGYREGCGVPNGGYYRPEGTLERRRLAYGGYEGHPQGYTEPSVEKRRLCRSLSEGPHPYLPELGKPANGDCGYRAAGYREVVILEDPGLPALCSCPACEEKLALPTAALYGLRLEREAGEGWVSEASKPLLHPMRPGHPLPLLVPACGHHHAPVPDYSCLKPPKAGEERHEGCPCAGCPEGRYGHPGYPALVTYSYGGAVPSYCPAYGRVPHSCGAPGEGRGYPSPGAHSPRAGSISPGGPPSPQSRKLSYEIPAEEGGDRYPLPGHLAPAGPLTSAESPEPVSWREGPSGHSTLPRSPRDAQCSASSELSGPSTPLHTSSPVQGKESAQRQDTRSPTLAPTQRLSPGEALPPVSQGGAEKAPELPARSGLEPPTPSPFSSTSPPSSPSDWPQERSPGGRSDSASPRGHVPTTLPGLRHAPWQGLRDPPDSPDGSPLTPVPTQMPWLVASPEPPQSSPTPAFPLAASYDISGPTQPPLPEKRHLPGPGQQPGGPWGPEQASPPARGTSHHVTFAPLLLDNVPQPPEPHVQESQSNVKFVQDTSKFWYKPHLSRDQAIALLKDKDPGAFLIRDSHSFQGAYGLALKVATPPPSAQPWKGDPLEQLVRHFLIETGPKGVKIKGCPSEPYFGSLSALVSQHSISPLSLPCCLRIPSKDPLEETPEAPVPTNMSTAADLLRQGAACSVLYLTSVETESLTGPQAVARASSAALSCSPRPTPAVVHFKVSAQGITLTDNQRKLFFRRHYPVNSITFSSTDPQDRRWTNPDGTTSKIFGFVAKKPGSPWENVCHLFAELDPDQPAGAIVTFITKVLLGQRK